The genomic region AACGAACCAATCATTCCTCCTGTTTCTCAGGGTGTTCCGTTTGGCTGTTAATGAAATGTATTTCCAAGGAAGGCAGGCATGTGGCTGAAAAGGCCAGCGGTGCCTGGGGGTCACAGCGAGACCCTCCCATCTCGCCCGCCTCGGCCATCCTGTGCTCTGGGAGCAGAGCTCTCAGCTACAAGTGAAACATAGTAGCTTCCATATCCGGATTCTAAGATTTTCTAAAGCCCTTTAAAGGCCCCCTTCTCTGAGTGGTGCTTGACCTGCTGGTGTTTGGGGCGGGCGTGTGGGCTGGGTGGAGGGTCTGAGCGCCATCCTGAGGGAAGGGCTTTGGAGGCCTGTGTGCGCCTGAGACCGGGGGCCCAGTGCCCGTGTCCGAGGGGAGGCTAGCGCTGACTCCAGCCGTGCCGAACCAGACGTTGCCCTCCTTCCTGACAAGCCAGCAAAGCCTGTCGCTCACCTTCCTGGCTGTGCTGCTTACACGTGCCCTCTGGGAAGGCCAGCCTGGCAGAGCTCTGTTCCTGCCCTTTGGGCTGCTGGTAACTGAGTACCTAGCCTGGGTGCTGGAGGGGAGGATCCATagatggtggaggcccagtgcctGCCCAGGGTGCTGCCCCTCTGCTGAGGGACGCTTGCCCAGCTGGTTAGACCTGTTCGCACCCAACTGCCCACAGTCAGCACCCAGGCTAGGAACAGCAGCCTCCCCATTTCCTCGGTGTCTTctagttttgttcctttcttcttttcgcTGCCTTCGTCCCCAAAGAGGCAAGATACTGATCTTCAAGAACCAAATCAGGCCATGATTTTCCAGCTAAACTCATGACAGTTCTGCCCTTCTGAATGACTGGGTACAAACATTTGCAAGGATGAGCTCTTGGGTGAGGCGCCAGCCAACTTTTCTAGCTTCATCTCTCTTGCTTGTGTGTGGGCACCCCCTGCTGCCCCAGATGCCTTGACTCCTCCATTTTCATATATTCCTCCTCAGAATgctgcccccaccccatcctggccTTTGGGAATGTTAGCTGGCTATTCCCCACAGCATCCTGTCACCCTGGTCCACTCTTTCTAACCTCTGTATGCCCTTCTATGAAATCTTGTCAGGTCCAGCTGGAGGAAGACCACCTATAGGTCAATTAGCTTGGGAAGGAACCCAACTGTGTGACCTGCTTCCCCTTTCCCAGTGTCTTTAAaataacgttaaaaaaaaaaaaaagaaaaaatgttgttcTAGAGCTCCTATACCATCTCTTACCACCATCAGAAAACCACCCCCCAAAAGGGGGACCTCATTCATATGGAAAATAACTTCTTAACGTGTAGGCATTACCTTAGGGCATTCTAgacactgggggaggggaaagccattgtatttttttctaacattcatGTTAAACTTCTTTCCAAAGTTCTTTAAACTGTGGTATTCTTACAGGTAGACAATGTTGCTGAACAAgtgtttgtttcttccctttttcttcccccaGGCTCAAAGATTTGGAAAGAGATAGTTTAACAGAAAAGGTAAGGTCATCTCCACCTTAACAAAATGTATGATCAAGTGTGACCATTTGACAGACACTACGTAGTTCCTAAAAACAAATTAAGTGGAATTGGCTCTCTTTTCCCTGAAGTTGAGGATAACGTGGATGTTTTTGTCTAACGTGCTGGACTAATAGGCTATTATTGGTTAGCTTTTGGTAACTCATCGAGTTTCCCAGTCTGGGTTCCGTACCATCGAGTCTGGATTATAATTTGTCCTGGTCACACTGTTTTTCAAAATCAGGTTTGTTCTAGTATGCTATTATGTGTCCGTTTCACCtttaatctttccatttttcaccactCTGGAGATGGTGTGATATGATCTTAACGAAAACAACAGGAACATGTCTTGtgaatatttagttttctttttggccgACTCAGCATTGCCTGCCATTCAGTCATTGTTATGTGACCAGGCAGTGTAACTATTTGTGTATTAGTCCATTGATTTATAGCTTGGGAATGTGGAGACTTCTAAACCTATATCCTTCCCTTAGGAATGCGTGAAGGAGAAATGGAatctcttgcctgaatttctgcagacagaaataaagaatcagTTATGTGACTTGGAAACCAAATGACATAAAGAAGAATTATCAGAGGTTAAGTCGTCAGCATCCCGGCGGCTAGAAAACGTTTCCTGCCATGTAACTTGTCTGTGACCAGGGAGGCGGGATCATCCCACCTCTCCCTGTTACCTGATAGTTATGAAGGAAGcgcatgtgtttccttattctctCATGGCCACTTGTTTCCATTCACTGCTACTTAAATTATCCTTTCCTGCTGTAGGAGGGCTACCTGGCTAAAGTCAAATCCCTTTTAAATACAGATTTGTCCTTGGAGAACATGCTTTCAGTCGGGAAGTGAATGGATGTCTAGAAAACGGGAGCCAGACAAGTGGTGAGGAGCGCAGAGTGGaaatagcagagaaaaagaagtccCCCAAACCTGTTTCCAAACTTTGCATGCCCAGGAGAAGCAAGTCcgatggagaaacaaaatgtaagAGCACTTGACTCGTTTGACCTCGTTGGAGTCTGGCACCGCCTAAGGGGAGGACAGACTTAGTGCCATAGGGTCTGTCTGTTCCCCCCACACACAACCCCTCCACCGGCAGTACTtgttttttgtgtatcttttttttatttttattttttggggggtgggggtggggggggtggggggtggctgtgttgcTCGGCTTGTacgatcttagttctccaaccagggattgaacccgggccctcggcagtgagagtgccgagtcttaaccactggaccgccgtgGAATTCCCTCTTGTGTATACTTCTAACTAGCTTAGATATAGACTTTAAATTTTTGTCTTCGACCAAGTTATAGAACATTAGATCCCCAAATGTGGTTGAATTTATGAGGTATAAGAAAACAGGAGCTGCTGATATTTATGACTTGTAAGTTACATGCCTGTTGAAGCTAAACATTTATTCTTAGACTCCTTCCCCGCTTGTAGTCAGAGTAACtcttctggaatttttaaaaataagagcctGGGACTTGAGCTCAGGTCAGGTGCTTGGCCACTTCATCGTTTGACGAAATAAgcagaggctctgtttccttgtCCGTCTCAGGGTCGGGCCCTTCATACAAGAGCTTGTGTTAAAATGGCCTAGCAACCTGGCAGGTGCTAATTTGATGACTTTATGAAGACGGTGGTTGCCTAGAATAAGAAGAGAAGGAtacttaatcctcagaacctggTCTGTGCACCAGCTTGCTAATGCTGAAGAACTGTACCTTGGCTGTGAACTCTTTATTCATAGTGgctttgttgtttcttttctgtaagcAGCTGAAGTCTCATGTAGCCCCAGGATTACAAGGCAAACTACCAGGCAGACCACCATCACGTCTCATTTCACAAGGCGGTCAGTATATAATGAATGGACAGCCCCCATTTTAGGGGCCAACTGTTTTTGGTAAAACACATATAGAATTAGTAGGATGTAACTTAGTAATTCTGACTTCCACATTGCTTAGGTTTTCCTTTTGATATTCTGTTTTTAGACATTCATGAACAGCATTTCTGAAGACCTCATCCATTTTTACTCTTAGCATAGGAAACTTCAAATGTACATACACAAAATACCAAGGATAGTGAAATGAACCCCTGTGTACCTATCACCCAGTATCAACAGTTAACAGCTCCTggctgttgtttcatctataccccCGTATGCTCCAAGTGAAAATTATTCCAAATGGATTACAACTCCATACACACCCATGTCCCCCCAGTTGGATTACTTTGAAACAAATCGGACATGTCATCTTATCCACAAATACGATATTTCTAGATGACAAGGTCTCTTTCTCTGACaatttttttattcatattttgctaTAATTCCTAACATCTAGCAAACAGTCATTTGAAGAAGACAAAACATGCCTTACAAAGTATAACAGTTCCTTACTAACAAATATATAGCAGTGTTCATACCTCCCCTTGTGTAACAGAGTTTGGTTGATTTGTTCCTTAAGCCTTTCAAGTGATAGATTCCTTATTTTCTtgccatttatttaaagaaaataggtCTTTTGTCTAATAGCTTCTAGGTCTGGCTGACTGCATCGTTTTGGTGGTGAATGTGTTCCCTTGTCTCCAGTTTTCTGTCAACTGGTAGTTAGGTCTAGAGTCCTGATCAGATTCCAGCTTTGTTTTGTGCGACTTCATTGACGGTATGGGGCTGTCCATCAGAGGCATGTAATGTCTCTTCGGTGATTCTAGCAGCCGTTGCTCAAAGTCTAGATCCATTATTTCTTAGGGTTTGCAAAATGGTGGTATTCTAAACCTGTCATCCAAAGAAACATTAAGCTCGAAGCTTGTTTTAATGTCCTGGCAAAAAGGGCTTCTCCTTGGAGGCAAGAGGGTGTCCATGCCCTGAATCTTTCCAAACAGAGGGTACTCTTGGTAGGGAGGAATGTAAGTTGTTTTGTGCCCACTGCAAGTCTAGGGTCTGGCTGTGCTACCAGTTGGCCTTACTGTGTGTGACAGCCCTGCCAAACAGAAACCTGAGGAAGACCCTGAAAAAGCAAAATCAGGTGATTCTGtcgatgaagaagaaaaagaccaggtAGGGCTCGCGTTTCAGTTTCTTAACTCTGCCTTATTTTGGTACACTTGCTGGTAATTGTGAATTTACACTTGGTCTGTCTATGGACCATAAGTGACTGAGAGGGTGTTAGAACATATCCCTGGACCCAGGGCAGTACGAAGTGTATTATGGTTAGACCCGAGGACTCAGCAGGCCCGTAACTTTGGTGTGTTCTCTCCTGTCTACCTTCCTACCTCTCCAGCTGTCAAGGTTTGACAGTCAAACCAGCAGATGTGATGCGTTTAAAGCATTTCCTTCTGATGTCAGATAAGCTCCTTTCCCACATCTAATCTCTCTATAAAAGCAGAGTTGTCGTGTTATTATGTGTATTGTAATAATGCTGCTTAGACTTTTTAGGTTAGAAAACTGGTGGCTTGCCAAAGGCCTCCAATATAGAAAATGTCAGTCTCTAGCACTGTCCCGTGTGACTTGAGGGGCAAACCTAGATACTACCAGATGGTCACACGCTATCTATTTCATTCCTGCCACAGGATTAGCTGTGTAAGTCGGGAAGTCTGTAGGTTTACAGGTGGGTAGTAAATGCCCTGTTACCTGCTAAAGATGAGTATCCGTGGTTTGCtctaaggcagggtttctcaagCAAGGCATTGACTTTTGGGGCCAGATAAACCTTTGCTGTGGGTGTGAGTCCTGTGCATCGTGGAGTGTTTAGCAAGGTCCCGACCTCTCCTCACTAGATGCCCGTaacattccctctctctcctcccagttgtgacaaccaaaatcacCTCCAGACTTtcccagatgtcccctggggggcacaaTTGCACTGAGCGAGAAGCACTGGACTCAAGGCTAGCAATATCATTGAGGTAGACTTGACGTCCTGTTGTAAAAGACATACTCattctcctgtttttattttggaaattagatgCCACTGTTCATGATCCTTATTCAGATGTCTGTAATTAAGTTGAGTCAGACTACCCACTCACAGGTGGGACACTGAGACAGAGGGAAACAGCTTGtccaagtcacatggccacatcccTTGCCTCCTAAGAAACCGTGTCACGAGGGAAAGCAAGCTGGCTCTTGTAATATTGAcaagtgttattttttaaacaaatgtgccAGTTTTAGAGTTGTTCTTTGCCCTCTAACCTTTTGGAGGGCTTCCAGAGCCTTCAAGCTTCTGAAGAAACGAACTGGGGCACTCTTTCCCAAGCAGGAAGCAGTTTCGCTGGCAGTGTGTGAGAGGCCTTGGGGACTTGGAGGATGAACACTCGTCGCAACAGGGTTTATCCCGATATGCTAGAGTAAGGCTCAGTGCACCACACCGGTGTCATCAGGTAGTGTTTGTTGGTCAAATAAGTAGTACTACAGAGAGAatctttttattaatggctgcgtTTTCAAAGAACCGTTTTGTAAGCAGGAAAGCTCCCCAGGAAGGGATTGCATTAGTGCAACAAGGGGGAGCCTTGACGCCAGGCTCTCCAGACACGTCCAGGTGGAGACTTTTGGCCGAGGCCGGCCGCCAGGGactcaggggctgggaggacacgcggcccctcccccgccccggcggGGCGCTAAGGCACCGGGCCCGCCTGGGTGGGCAGAACCCCGTGCCGTCAGCAGGCCGGCGGCTTGCAGCCCTCAACCTGCAGCCCTTTGCTCAGGAGGAAGGCATCCTGCGTGGGGTCACAACCCAGGAAGAGCTTCACGATGCCCTTGGCATCCTTGGAGCCGCCTGGCCTCAGAATGCAGCTTCTGTAGTCCATGGCAACCTGCCGAgagggggcggggctgcaggAGGGTGGAGCTCCGCCTTCACTGAGGGTGTGGGTGTGGCCACCTCTGCTGTGACTGAACAaagggcaggggagcaggaggtCCAGGGCAGGGCCTTCAGAGCCTGGCAGGCCCAGGCGGGCAGCACAAGCATCTAGGCCCAGGCCAAGGACCTCCGTGTTGGTCTGCGCGGCAGGACAGCCTCTCACCTTGCCACTCAGGACGCCCTCCTGCTTGAAGCGTGTGTGGAACGTGTCCGCGGAGTACACCTCGCTGCACAGGTAGCCATAGGACTGGGCGTTGTATCTTCCTGCCAGGCAGCCGAAGGTTGCAGGCAGGTGGGTCCGTGGGACACACGCGGAGAGGCTCCTGCCCGGCCCCCTGGCCGCTCAGTGCCCCTTCCCCAGAGCGGGGGCCTCCAACAGCCCTGAGTCCCCTGCCACTAGAGGGAGTATTGGCCCAACACTTGTAGAAAACGGGGACCTTGCGGGCAACTCAGTGGAGGGACACAAATCAATCTTTGCCGACTTTCTACTGAAGCTCACGAGGGTTCACCCCTAAGCCTCTTACAAGGTCAGCTGTCGAGGCTCCGAGGGATGAGTCAGGGCTCGCCCTCCAGCACGGGGAGAGCGCGGGTTAAAGCGCTCACGAGGGAGTGAACCGCGTGTCCGCACCGACACGCACGGGCAAACGTCGTCGACGCGTTCCGTCCGGGCTATGAAGCCCTCTCCGGCCTCTTCCAGGCTCTCCAGAAAGCACGTGCAGATACGCCCACTCCACCCTCGGACTCCACGGGCCACAGCTGGAGGAACCAGCCAAGGAACCGAGGCAGGAAGAGGCCAGAGGTCACCGGGCCTCGGCCAGAGCCTGTCAGTCGGTCCCCTTTCACACACCACCAGACGATCCTCTTGACCTGGGCAGTAGCCGCCAACTGACCGCTAAGGTGGGCCCAGCTCGCGCTTGGCTACCTGGCATGGCTGGGCCCCCGAGGATCTCCTGGCAGAGGCGGGCGTTCTCCTGGGCCGGGTCCGCGGGCATCTGCGTGTGCAGGGCCTGGTCCACCTCGGCCAGGACGATCTGGTGCAGGTTGAAGAGGCCTGGGGGGCGGGAGGAAGGAGACGGGGGGATGGCACTGTGTCCAGGCCGCGCTTTCCAGCCGGGCGGTCCGGgtgcccccttcccttccctcggCCC from Eubalaena glacialis isolate mEubGla1 chromosome 10, mEubGla1.1.hap2.+ XY, whole genome shotgun sequence harbors:
- the LOC133099808 gene encoding DNA (cytosine-5)-methyltransferase 1-like yields the protein MEDLGISYVTWKPNDIKKNYQRFVLGEHAFSREVNGCLENGSQTSGEERRVEIAEKKKSPKPVSKLCMPRRSKSDGETKSLPNRNLRKTLKKQNQVILSMKKKKTR